One Pyrus communis chromosome 4, drPyrComm1.1, whole genome shotgun sequence genomic region harbors:
- the LOC137732746 gene encoding secreted RxLR effector protein 161-like: MYATICTRPDIAFIVHAGKVSIKSRIYGKKVLRYLKRTKNFMLVYGRSEFLELEGYNDSYLASDVDDRKSTGGYIFMLNGGAISWKSAKQTVIATSTMETEFVACFEGMKQVVWLKNFMSDLKIVNLIQKPVRMFCDNNSNVFFAKNNRRTFASRLMDGKFLKVREQVKKGLIEVQHISTAIMLADPLTKSLPIGEFQKHVSWMGVLESLD, encoded by the coding sequence ATGTATGCAACAATATGTACACGGCCAGACATAGCTTTTATTGTGCATGCTGggaaggtttcaatcaaatccAGGATATATGGCAAAAAGGTTCTAAGATATTTGAAGAGAACCAAGAATTTTATGTTGGTTTATGGTAGAAGTGAATTTTTGGAACTTGAGGGGTACAATGACTCATATTTGGCTAGTGATGTGGATGATAGAAAGTCAACAGGTggttacatattcatgctaaatGGTGGTGCAATTTCTTGGAAAAGTGCTAAACAAACTGTTATTGCTACATCCACTATGGAGACTGAATTTGTAGCTTGTTTTGAAGGAATGAAACAGGTAGTTTGGTTAAAGAATTTCATGTCAGACTTGAAGATTGTGAATTTGATTCAAAAGCCTGTGAGaatgttttgtgataataacTCAAATGTGTTCTTTGCCAAGAATAATAGGAGAACTTTTGCTTCAAGgttaatggatggaaagttCCTTAAAGTTAGAGAGCAAGTCAAGAAAGGACTGATTGAAGTGCAACATATTAGCACTGCTATTATGCTTGCTGATCCCTTGACTAAATCATTACCTATTGGAGAGTTTCAGAAACATGTTTCTTGGATGGGAGTGTTGGAGAGTCTTGATTAG